A genomic region of Glycine max cultivar Williams 82 chromosome 15, Glycine_max_v4.0, whole genome shotgun sequence contains the following coding sequences:
- the LOC112999532 gene encoding extensin → MGSKGFSLILSLNLLFFSMVSSSSSYEPPSPSPSISPTLSPFNSPLSLPSPSPISLEPSPSDSPSPSPSKSPLSSLPPPPASPAASPSDSPSPVSSPSPPSNSPSPLSPPSPVSPAPAPSNSPSPSPPPPSISPAPSLSNTPPPPPPPPVSSPPPPLVSSPPPPPPPVSPPPPPLVSSPPPPPPPVSPPPRNCPNLRFCTNILGGINIPGFPATTRECCTLISGLVDFDASFCLCTQIRAGIFGININPNIGVNLVLNACGRRRNTTTNPCN, encoded by the coding sequence ATGGGTTCCAAGGGTTTTTCCCTTATCCTCTCCCTTAACCTCCTTTTCTTTTCCATGGTTAGCTCCAGCAGTAGCTATGAACCACCATCACCATCCCCCTCTATCTCACCAACGCTTTCACCCTTTAACTCACCATTGTCATTACCGTCACCATCCCCCATCTCTCTAGAACCTTCACCTTCTGACTCACCATCACCTTCACCCTCTAAGTCACCATTGTCATCACTGCCACCACCCCCAGCCTCACCAGCAGCTTCGCCTTCTGACTCACCATCCCCGGTCTCATCACCATCTCCACCATCTAACTCACCATCACCATTATCGCCACCATCCCCTGTCTCACCAGCACCTGCACCCTCTAACTCACCATCCCCATCACCTCCACCACCCTCGATATCACCAGCACCTTCACTCTCTaacacaccaccaccaccaccaccacctccagtttcatcaccaccaccaccactggtTTCATCAccaccgccaccaccacctccagtttcaccaccaccaccaccactggtTTCATCAccaccgccaccaccacctccagtTTCACCACCACCTAGAAACTGTCCCAATCTGCGCTTTTGCACCAATATTTTGGGCGGGATAAATATTCCTGGGTTTCCAGCAACAACCAGGGAATGCTGCACCCTCATCAGTGGTCTAGTTGACTTTGATGCTTCTTTTTGCCTTTGCACCCAAATCAGGGCAGGTATCTTTGGAATCAACATCAACCCAAACATTGGTGTGAACCTAGTGTTAAACGCCTGTGGAAGACGTCGCAACACAACCACCAACCCTTGCAATTAA